A single window of Bradyrhizobium sp. SZCCHNS1050 DNA harbors:
- a CDS encoding type II secretion system protein GspK, giving the protein MPVRFFSNGSADRRGAQDGFILIAALWMLAALAALVVVVSQQLGSSARLLRLEDEAVEADALISAAIELSAYRLLLSKDEERPRQGGFRLALAGNDIAVSFVNEAARIDLNTASKDMLENLFVTLGVDRDAAKDHAERVVAWRSKPSDAARAQAEEARYAVAGLKRVPRLAPFAHVGELSLVLGIPASLVDRVLPLVTVFNGSPGIDPTIAAPEVVAALPGMTPLILKDFLNARASLSQDADTLAKTLGPVAKDAAKGKSKAYRLRIVVSPAGGLRHAATAVIVPGEGEEPYRVLARQDEGPQPRGALQARGMP; this is encoded by the coding sequence ATGCCCGTTCGCTTCTTCAGCAATGGCTCTGCCGACCGGCGCGGCGCGCAGGATGGCTTCATCCTGATCGCGGCGCTGTGGATGCTCGCGGCGCTGGCGGCCCTCGTCGTGGTCGTCTCGCAGCAGCTGGGCAGCTCGGCGCGGTTGCTGCGGCTCGAAGACGAGGCGGTCGAGGCCGATGCGCTGATCTCGGCGGCCATCGAACTGTCGGCCTATCGCCTGCTGCTGTCCAAGGATGAGGAGCGGCCGCGGCAGGGCGGTTTCCGCCTGGCCCTTGCAGGCAACGACATCGCAGTCTCGTTCGTCAACGAAGCGGCGCGGATCGATCTCAACACGGCCTCGAAGGACATGCTCGAAAACCTCTTCGTCACGCTGGGCGTCGACCGGGATGCTGCCAAGGATCATGCTGAGCGGGTGGTCGCGTGGCGCTCCAAGCCGTCCGATGCAGCCAGGGCCCAGGCGGAGGAGGCGCGCTATGCGGTGGCCGGTCTCAAGCGTGTCCCGCGCCTGGCGCCGTTCGCACATGTCGGCGAGCTGTCGCTCGTCCTCGGCATTCCCGCATCGCTCGTCGATCGGGTCCTTCCGCTGGTGACCGTCTTCAACGGCTCTCCCGGAATCGATCCGACGATCGCTGCGCCGGAGGTCGTTGCAGCGTTGCCGGGAATGACGCCGCTGATCTTGAAGGATTTCCTCAACGCAAGGGCGTCGCTGTCACAGGATGCCGATACGCTGGCCAAGACGCTCGGTCCTGTTGCGAAGGATGCCGCCAAGGGCAAGAGCAAGGCCTATCGGCTGCGCATCGTCGTCAGTCCGGCGGGCGGGCTTCGTCATGCGGCGACGGCGGTGATCGTTCCCGGCGAAGGCGAGGAGCCTTATCGGGTGCTGGCGCGCCAGGACGAGGGGCCGCAACCGAGGGGAGCGCTTCAGGCGCGGGGAATGCCATGA
- a CDS encoding PilN domain-containing protein — protein sequence MKLTEAIERGLTAWTASVATAIEAVADRQLRRPQVLVRHDRTDSVVLTIQARPKAKPMPAPARVNPAAGAAQAGLSPEWLRTLRGAALEIHLAAESVLVRPLDFPKQAEPFLDGMIRTQIGRLTPWNLDQVLYGCSAPRAVGDRIALTLAATPRALVQPLLALADQVGAARLVITADVDSADGGQIQIFKTSLRSSLAGGRDLGRVLKLGWLSVAATTAVLLIATTLIGGYLDGELEDAQAQVTRLRAALRPAMGATAADGLLAKRKQTSPASVIVLDTLSKILPDGTYVVEMHVENDRLQISGLTQDAPALIRLIEQSPQFSRATFYAPTTRTAGEAGERFHIEARINAYFGDRA from the coding sequence ATGAAGCTGACCGAAGCGATCGAGCGCGGACTGACGGCGTGGACGGCCAGCGTCGCGACAGCGATCGAAGCCGTGGCCGATCGGCAGCTCAGACGTCCGCAGGTCCTGGTCCGCCATGACCGAACAGACAGCGTCGTCTTGACGATTCAGGCGCGACCGAAGGCGAAGCCGATGCCGGCGCCGGCAAGGGTGAATCCGGCGGCCGGCGCTGCGCAGGCCGGGCTCTCGCCGGAGTGGCTGCGAACGTTGCGCGGCGCCGCGCTGGAAATCCATCTGGCCGCCGAGAGCGTCCTGGTCCGCCCGCTCGACTTTCCGAAGCAGGCCGAGCCGTTTCTCGACGGCATGATCCGGACGCAGATCGGCAGGTTGACGCCGTGGAATCTCGATCAGGTCCTCTACGGTTGCAGCGCCCCGCGCGCAGTCGGGGATCGGATCGCGCTGACGCTCGCGGCGACGCCGCGCGCTCTGGTCCAGCCCTTGCTTGCCTTGGCCGATCAGGTCGGCGCCGCCAGGCTCGTCATCACCGCCGATGTCGACTCAGCCGATGGCGGCCAGATCCAGATCTTCAAGACGTCGCTGCGCTCGTCGCTTGCCGGCGGGCGCGATCTCGGGCGCGTGCTCAAGCTCGGCTGGCTGTCGGTTGCTGCGACCACGGCCGTGCTGCTGATCGCGACGACATTGATCGGCGGATATCTCGATGGCGAGCTCGAAGATGCGCAGGCGCAGGTCACGCGGCTGCGCGCGGCGCTGCGGCCCGCGATGGGCGCCACCGCCGCCGACGGGCTGCTCGCCAAGCGCAAGCAGACCAGTCCCGCCAGCGTCATCGTGCTCGACACGCTGTCGAAGATCCTGCCCGACGGGACGTATGTCGTCGAGATGCATGTCGAGAACGATCGGCTGCAGATCTCCGGCCTGACCCAGGACGCCCCCGCGCTGATCCGGCTGATCGAGCAGTCGCCGCAGTTCAGCCGCGCCACCTTCTATGCGCCGACGACGCGCACCGCGGGGGAAGCGGGCGAGCGTTTCCATATCGAGGCGCGCATCAACGCCTATTTCGGGGACCGGGCATGA
- the gspM gene encoding type II secretion system protein GspM: MNWSTSLRRIFVNSPAASAILYAVTIVALLWLGAAAVADLVAKHDQLNDTNAQLAQFSGRKRPAGSSSPGHATAPGGSVFVEGRTVTIAGAALVQRLTEAISKAGGSVLSTQVELPAARGNENLISVVASCELEQPALQQLLYDLEAGLPFLFVDQLHVQQPLAAAAGGVGRLTVLVTVSGQWQGKM; encoded by the coding sequence ATGAACTGGTCGACATCGCTGCGCCGGATCTTCGTGAACTCGCCGGCCGCTTCTGCGATCCTCTATGCGGTGACCATCGTCGCACTGCTCTGGCTTGGTGCTGCAGCGGTCGCCGATCTCGTCGCCAAGCACGACCAGCTCAATGACACCAATGCGCAGCTGGCGCAGTTCTCCGGACGCAAACGGCCGGCCGGCAGTTCCTCCCCAGGCCACGCGACGGCTCCGGGCGGATCGGTGTTCGTCGAGGGACGAACGGTCACCATCGCGGGCGCGGCGCTGGTGCAGCGCCTCACGGAGGCGATCAGCAAGGCCGGCGGCAGCGTGCTGTCGACCCAGGTCGAGCTACCGGCGGCGCGCGGCAACGAGAACCTGATCAGCGTCGTCGCCAGCTGCGAGCTCGAACAGCCGGCGCTGCAGCAGTTGCTCTATGATCTCGAAGCGGGATTGCCGTTTCTCTTCGTCGATCAGCTGCACGTGCAGCAACCGCTGGCGGCCGCGGCCGGCGGTGTGGGGCGGCTGACGGTGCTGGTCACCGTGTCGGGCCAATGGCAGGGAAAAATGTGA
- a CDS encoding A24 family peptidase: protein MTDAINIVTIIVLLLTCAGLIWTDLRSGLLPDWMNALVAASGFARLATLVDLPEALWNCAAALALGSALLLLRLLYAMARGRQGLGLGDVKFLMAATLWAGLPNMPILLLIAATTALAAALVLFIMGRRLTGQTALPFGPFLVLGLLAVLALQATGSELLVTF from the coding sequence GTGACCGACGCCATCAACATCGTTACGATCATCGTGCTGCTGCTGACCTGCGCCGGACTGATCTGGACAGATCTGCGCAGCGGGCTGCTGCCGGACTGGATGAATGCGCTGGTCGCCGCCAGCGGCTTCGCAAGACTGGCGACGCTTGTCGATCTCCCCGAGGCACTGTGGAATTGCGCCGCAGCCCTCGCCCTCGGCTCGGCGCTGCTGCTGCTGCGGCTGCTCTACGCAATGGCCCGCGGCCGCCAAGGATTGGGCCTCGGCGACGTCAAGTTTCTGATGGCTGCGACGCTTTGGGCCGGCCTGCCAAATATGCCGATCCTGCTGCTCATCGCCGCGACGACGGCACTCGCCGCAGCGCTCGTCCTCTTCATCATGGGCCGCCGGCTGACAGGCCAAACGGCGCTGCCGTTCGGCCCGTTCCTCGTCCTCGGCCTGCTTGCCGTACTCGCTCTGCAGGCCACCGGGAGCGAATTGCTCGTGACCTTCTGA
- a CDS encoding HupE/UreJ family protein, with product MSTYRRTALLASALLLTQAQLADAHIVSARLGDFYAGALHPLLALQDVVVWVALGLLAGSLGTASGRWLVVVFPLGLCTGLALAAGSGATAVSPLGDAATILILGLLLAAALRIPVVVLSMIAFVLGVMRGAANAGEFVPQTDRLLYAAGLASAGYVTITLVMALAVTFRRPETEPVSSWRGIAVRAVGGWVAAIGMMMAGLSLAA from the coding sequence ATGAGCACGTACCGCCGGACCGCCCTGCTCGCATCGGCGCTGCTGCTGACGCAAGCGCAGCTCGCTGATGCCCATATCGTGTCGGCCCGGCTCGGCGACTTCTACGCCGGCGCCCTGCACCCGCTGCTCGCGCTGCAGGACGTCGTGGTCTGGGTCGCCCTCGGGTTGCTGGCCGGCTCGCTCGGTACGGCGAGCGGACGCTGGCTCGTCGTGGTGTTCCCGCTCGGCTTGTGCACGGGGCTTGCACTCGCCGCCGGCTCTGGCGCAACGGCGGTGTCTCCACTCGGCGATGCCGCGACCATTCTGATTCTCGGGCTGCTGCTGGCGGCGGCCTTGCGCATTCCCGTGGTCGTGCTGAGCATGATTGCATTCGTGCTCGGCGTGATGCGCGGCGCCGCCAATGCCGGCGAGTTCGTGCCGCAGACCGACCGCCTCCTCTACGCCGCCGGTCTCGCCAGTGCGGGCTACGTCACCATCACCCTCGTGATGGCGCTGGCGGTCACCTTCAGGCGTCCTGAGACCGAGCCGGTGTCGAGCTGGCGCGGGATCGCGGTGCGCGCAGTCGGTGGCTGGGTCGCCGCAATCGGCATGATGATGGCGGGACTATCGCTCGCAGCCTGA
- a CDS encoding HupE/UreJ family protein, which translates to MIARKLLHTVLGAALLSLLTSNPSLAHEQTGVGGGLAGGLLHPLTGLDHLIAMVAVGIWGAQLGGAAIWILPVVFPLVMAFGAVLGILKVGLPVPELIIALSALVLGLAVAIRIRVPFAVAAIIVAIFAIFHGHAHGVELPTAANPLAYGCGFVVATGLLHACGITIGALARWPGGERIIQGVGAAIAALGGYFLVASLGVAA; encoded by the coding sequence ATGATCGCGCGCAAACTCCTGCACACCGTGTTGGGTGCGGCGCTGCTCTCGCTGCTGACATCGAATCCGAGCCTTGCCCACGAGCAGACGGGCGTCGGCGGCGGGCTCGCCGGCGGCCTGCTGCATCCCTTGACGGGGCTGGATCATCTGATCGCGATGGTTGCAGTCGGCATCTGGGGCGCGCAGCTCGGCGGCGCGGCGATCTGGATCCTGCCGGTCGTCTTCCCGCTGGTGATGGCGTTCGGGGCCGTCCTGGGAATCCTGAAGGTCGGATTGCCCGTCCCGGAGCTCATCATCGCGCTGTCGGCGCTGGTGCTCGGGCTCGCGGTCGCGATCCGCATCCGTGTCCCGTTTGCAGTTGCGGCCATCATCGTTGCGATCTTCGCCATCTTTCACGGCCACGCGCACGGCGTCGAGCTTCCGACGGCGGCAAATCCCCTGGCCTATGGCTGCGGCTTCGTGGTCGCGACCGGTCTTCTCCACGCCTGCGGCATCACCATCGGCGCGCTCGCGCGCTGGCCCGGCGGCGAGCGCATCATCCAAGGCGTCGGAGCAGCCATCGCCGCGCTCGGCGGCTACTTCCTGGTCGCGAGCCTCGGAGTCGCGGCATGA
- a CDS encoding HupE/UreJ family protein, translating to MTGARALIAIVLALAALLPGRPAAAHQATIAVLEFREMRPGAYIGRWTTLPKDGVNRIDLKMPPHCYLRLPELNCGDKGLVGQMTIANLGEDMSAAIIRVTSLAGETRSYTISAANPVVTVLGTDAPTLDTWLELAKTYVNLGIDHILLGADHLLFVLGLIWIVQGGWRLLKTITAFTIGHSASLAATAFGWIGVAEGPLNACIALSIVFVGVEIVKQQRGETGLTARYPWAVASSFGLVHGIGFASALAGLGLERRILPAALLFFNVGVEIGQILFVLLVLALIWAHRRLGAALPRWGAELPAYAIGSVSMFWFLGRLVRVLAAA from the coding sequence GTGACCGGCGCGCGCGCCCTGATCGCCATCGTGCTCGCGCTCGCAGCGCTGCTGCCCGGGCGGCCGGCGGCTGCGCATCAGGCGACGATCGCCGTGCTCGAGTTTCGCGAGATGCGCCCCGGCGCGTATATCGGGCGATGGACGACCTTGCCGAAGGATGGCGTCAACCGCATCGATCTCAAGATGCCCCCGCATTGCTACCTGCGCCTGCCGGAGCTCAATTGCGGCGACAAGGGCCTCGTCGGGCAGATGACGATCGCCAATCTCGGCGAGGACATGTCGGCTGCCATCATCCGCGTGACGTCGCTCGCTGGAGAGACGCGCAGCTACACGATCTCTGCGGCCAATCCGGTCGTGACCGTGCTGGGCACCGATGCGCCGACGCTCGACACCTGGCTCGAGCTCGCCAAGACATACGTCAATCTCGGCATTGACCACATCCTGCTCGGCGCCGATCACCTGCTGTTCGTGCTCGGGCTGATCTGGATCGTCCAGGGCGGCTGGCGCCTGCTCAAGACGATCACGGCTTTCACGATCGGCCATAGCGCCTCGCTGGCCGCAACAGCGTTCGGATGGATCGGCGTCGCCGAAGGGCCGCTCAACGCCTGCATCGCGCTCAGCATCGTGTTTGTCGGCGTCGAGATCGTCAAACAGCAGCGCGGCGAGACCGGGCTGACCGCCCGCTACCCATGGGCTGTCGCTTCCAGCTTCGGTCTGGTGCACGGCATCGGCTTCGCCAGTGCGCTCGCAGGCCTCGGGCTCGAACGACGGATCCTGCCTGCGGCATTGCTCTTCTTCAATGTCGGCGTCGAGATCGGACAGATCCTGTTCGTGCTGCTGGTGCTGGCGCTGATCTGGGCACATCGCCGCCTCGGCGCGGCGCTGCCGCGCTGGGGCGCCGAGCTGCCGGCCTATGCAATCGGCTCGGTATCGATGTTCTGGTTCCTGGGCCGCCTGGTGCGGGTTCTGGCGGCCGCATGA
- a CDS encoding peptidylprolyl isomerase codes for MSNAAQTFESASARSNQQDGNSSSPARSSSVTALRGLSREPLLHFLVLGGLIFAADAIIHPPAKDEKVITVTKALRQSFIDTFDEDKQRTPSEAELQKMVEAWVASEILYREGKTLGVDRGDEMIRDRVAFKLQYLIFDQVRVPQPSEEQLRAWFADNHARFDEPERVSFFMTPPSDEATARRYLDDIREQRESEELRDQTRAILDRPVPSLAAGFGDGFSDGLLKAPLQEWTLLQSKDGWHVVRLDARKPGAPAKLEDIRAEAAKIWHTEETRKRAWEAVSRLKANYTIRYEP; via the coding sequence ATGTCGAATGCGGCGCAGACCTTCGAGAGCGCCTCTGCACGCTCCAATCAGCAAGATGGCAACAGCTCTTCCCCTGCGCGATCATCATCCGTGACCGCCCTGCGCGGGCTCAGCAGGGAGCCACTCCTGCACTTCCTCGTTCTCGGTGGCCTGATCTTCGCGGCCGATGCCATCATCCACCCGCCGGCGAAGGACGAGAAGGTCATCACCGTGACCAAGGCCCTGCGCCAGTCCTTCATCGACACGTTCGACGAGGACAAGCAGCGGACCCCGAGCGAGGCCGAGCTGCAGAAGATGGTCGAGGCCTGGGTCGCCAGCGAAATCCTCTATCGGGAAGGCAAGACGCTCGGCGTCGACCGCGGCGACGAGATGATCCGCGACCGTGTCGCGTTCAAGCTGCAATATCTGATCTTCGATCAGGTGCGCGTGCCACAGCCGAGCGAGGAGCAGTTGCGCGCCTGGTTCGCCGACAATCATGCCCGGTTCGACGAGCCCGAGCGTGTCAGCTTCTTCATGACGCCACCCAGCGACGAGGCGACGGCGCGGCGCTATCTGGACGACATTCGCGAGCAGCGCGAATCCGAGGAGCTGCGCGATCAGACGCGCGCGATTCTCGACCGACCGGTGCCGAGCCTGGCCGCCGGCTTCGGCGACGGCTTCAGCGACGGCCTGCTCAAGGCGCCCCTCCAGGAATGGACCTTGCTGCAGTCGAAGGACGGGTGGCACGTGGTTCGTCTCGACGCCCGGAAGCCGGGCGCTCCGGCGAAGCTCGAGGACATCCGCGCCGAGGCGGCCAAGATCTGGCACACCGAAGAGACACGGAAACGGGCCTGGGAGGCGGTGAGCCGGCTCAAGGCCAACTACACGATCAGGTACGAGCCGTGA